In Haematobia irritans isolate KBUSLIRL chromosome 1, ASM5000362v1, whole genome shotgun sequence, a genomic segment contains:
- the LOC142237272 gene encoding sodium/potassium-transporting ATPase subunit beta-1-like produces MNSINSPFLLRKRYRHQEEFEHQRYPESWHKAIINLETHSYLGRTPKRYLYLLIFYTVFYGILIFLSLICYWIFATTVSEFGPKWYIQQPGFSFEPAIDVSHSGIFKIIYQLDNEEEMNLYVNHIESSLRKYGAIPKEMFQNCSSEMDFGYTKGEPCIFLKINRIVGFKSLTYDHVLEFPENTPSDLLDFVQNLTVDQRNNRIWLSCLSTPNISLQYFPNSFYKTSEVDIEQYIEHEPVEDYIVQYLTDNQRFYSSKDFQRVIAVQLSKVLIDVNYKIICSLWAKNIAREDRGEMSRGIVRLQLQIKA; encoded by the coding sequence ATGAATTCTATTAACAGTCCATTTCTGTTGCGCAAACGATATCGTCACCAAGAAGAATTTGAACATCAAAGATATCCAGAATCCTGGCACAAGGCAATTATTAATCTGGAAACCCATAGCTATTTGGGACGTACACCAAAACGATATCTCTATCTTTTGATATTCTATacagttttctatggaattttaatATTCCTAAGTCTAATCTGTTATTGGATATTTGCTACCACGGTGTCTGAATTCGGGCCCAAATGGTACATACAACAACCCGGTTTCAGCTTTGAACCTGCAATCGATGTCTCACATTCAggcattttcaaaattatctatcAATTAGACAATGAGGAAGAAATGAATTTATATGTGAATCATATTGAAAGTAGCCTAAGGAAATATGGAGCCATACCTAaggaaatgtttcaaaattgttcCAGCGAAATGGATTTTGGCTATACCAAAGGAGAACCTTGCATATTTCTTAAAATCAATAGAATTGTGGGATTTAAAAGTCTGACATATGATCACGTATTAGAATTTCCAGAAAATACACCCAGTGATTTATTAGATTTTGTGCAAAATCTTACAGTAGATCAACGAAATAACCGAATATGGTTATCTTGTCTTTCAACACCCaatatttctttacaatattttccaaatagcTTTTATAAAACCTCTGAGGTGGATATTGAACAATATATTGAACATGAACCGGTCGAAGATTATATTGTCCAGTATCTTACTGATAATCAACGGTTTTATAGTTCAAAAGATTTTCAACGAGTCATAGCTGTACAATTGAGCAAAGTGCTAATTGatgtaaattataaaattatttgttcgCTATGGGCTAAAAATATTGCTCGTGAAGATCGTGGAGAAATGAGCCGCGGTATAGTTCGTTTACAGTTACAAATTAAAGCCTAG